The Pseudomonas aeruginosa genome includes the window ACCCGCAGAACGTGGCCAGAACGACGCTCGAATCGATCCAGCACGCCATCGAGGTGAATTCGTCCCTGGCCCTTCCCATCGCCCTGGAGAATCTCTCGCGTCTGACCCACCTCGCGCTGCTGACCGTCCCCTTCAACCTGATCCACATCCTGGTGTTTTCCCTCAAGGACTTCCGCCCGGACCTCGGCCATCAGCTCTGGCGCCAGGAAATCATGTACGCCCATGGCGCCATGGCCCTGCTCTTCGGCGGCATCGGCCTGCTCGCGCTATGGCTGCGCCGCCAGCCGCCCAAGCTGTGGCGCATGCGCCTGCTGATCCTGCTGGGCGGCGCAGGGATCATAGGCTTCGGCGTCGCCATCGCCTGCATCGACCAGCGCATCACCAGCAACATCACGCCGCTGCTGCTGGCCTGTTTCGCCTGCGCCATGTTCATCCTGATCCGCCCGGCCTACGCGGTGCCCTTCTACGGTCTGGCGATGCTGGCCTTCGAGGTGGCGATGGACCACGCCCAGGCCGACCCGCAACTGCGCCTGTCGAACCAGGCCAACGGCCTCACCGCGTTCGGCCTCGGCCTGCTGCTGTCGCTGATCCTCTGGCACGGCCACGTGCGCAACCTGCGCCAGCAACGCAAGCTGGAGTTGCAGCGGCAGGAGCTGGAGGAGAAGAATCGCCAGTTGGAGTACCTGGCCGGTCACGACCCGCTGACCGGCCTGTTCAATCGTCGCGAATTCGACCAGCTGGTGCTCATGGAACTCGCACGCATCGCTCGCCAACCGCAGCCGCTGAGCCTGCTGATGGTCGACCTGGATCACTTCAAGTACATCAACGACCGCTATGGGCACCCCTTCGGCGACGAGGTCATCCGCCATGCCGCCAACCTGCTGCGCGGCAATACCCGTAGCAGCGACAGCGTGGCGCGCCTGGGCGGGGAAGAATTCCTCCTGCTCCTGCCCGACACCGCCGAGCAGCAGGCTCGCAGCCTTGCGGAAAAACTCCGCGAACGCCTCGAAGGTACCCCGCTGGCGACGCAGGACGGCGTGCTCTGCCTGACCGCCAGCTTCGGCGTGGCCAGCCTCGACGGAGGCGGCCAGGCCAGCTACGAGCAGCTCTACAGCGCCGCCGACCAGGCTCTCTACCGGGCCAAGAGCAGCGGTCGCAACCGGGTGGAAGTGATTCGCCTGGCCAGCCTCGCGGAAAGCCTGCGGTAACAATTGATCGGCCGGCCCTGACGAGCGGTCGGTCAGCCGCCCGAACCTTGGTTAAGATGGTCCGTGGCGCTCTAGCTCGCCGCTCTTCCTGCCCTTCCGACCTGCCCGACCTCGCCCGGCCCCATGCCGCGGCCTTGCCGTTGGCGTCGTGCGGGAAGACCGGCGCAGCGCCGTTGTCCGCATTACCAGGGGAGAACCATGCTCAAGCACCTGCTCGTGCTCACCTGTGCCCTGCTCGCCAGCTCCTCGGCCCTGGCCCAGGTGATGGCCCGCGACCTGGGCGATTTCGAACTCAAGCTGGCCACCAGTCCGACCCGCAGCATGGCCCAGGGCCTGGTCACCCCGGGCAGCTCCGGCAGTTTCCACGGCGGCCTCGACCTAAGCCACGAAAGTGGCTGGTACATCGGCAACTGGACCTCCAACCTCGACCCCGGCAAGCCCACCGAGATCGACTCCTACGCCGGCTTCAAGCGCCCGCTGAACAACCGCCTGGGCTACGAAATGGGCCTGATCCGCTACAGCCGCCCGGAGCAGCCGGCCAACGACGCAGCCGAACTCTACGGCGGCCTGTCGATCTTCGGCAGCCGGCTCGGCGCGGCCCTGAGCAGCGACCCGGGGCGCAACGACACCACCCTGTTCGCCGACCTCGGGGTCAACCCGCCGTTCGGTTTCGACGTCACCCTGAAGTACGGCAACCATCGCCTGGACAACCCGGCGAGCCTCAGCGGCGGGGGCTACGTGAGCGTCTTCAACGACTGGTCGGTGAACCTCTCGCGGCCCTGGCTGGGCATCGACCTGAACCTGTCCTACAGCGGCACCAGCCTGACCGGCAGCGATTGCAGCGCCTACTCGGGACACAACAGCTACTGCGACACCACGTTCATGCTGAAGGCGTCGCGTCCGTTCTTCTGAGTCGTCAGTCGTCCTGGCGGCGGGTACGCTGGGCGAGTTCGTCGAGCTGTTTCTGCTCGCGCTTGTCCTCGGCCTGGCGCGCCTCTTCCAGGTAGCGCTCGACCAGCTTGCGCAGCCCTTCCAGGCGGGCGTATCTCTCCCGCCAGTTGAGCCGCGCCTTGTCCACCGCCTCGCGGTGCCAGGTCACGCTGTTGGCCTGCTGGGCGACGGCGGTCTCCAGTTGCGAGAGGAAGCGCTGGTAGTTCATCAGCCACTGGCCACTGACGCCCTTCTGGCCCTGGCTGATCCATTGCTGCTGGTAGTCGTTGCGGTAGCGTTCCAGCTCCGCCAGCTTCTGCTGTGCCGCGAGCA containing:
- the roeA gene encoding diguanylate cyclase RoeA, with the protein product MARTTLESIQHAIEVNSSLALPIALENLSRLTHLALLTVPFNLIHILVFSLKDFRPDLGHQLWRQEIMYAHGAMALLFGGIGLLALWLRRQPPKLWRMRLLILLGGAGIIGFGVAIACIDQRITSNITPLLLACFACAMFILIRPAYAVPFYGLAMLAFEVAMDHAQADPQLRLSNQANGLTAFGLGLLLSLILWHGHVRNLRQQRKLELQRQELEEKNRQLEYLAGHDPLTGLFNRREFDQLVLMELARIARQPQPLSLLMVDLDHFKYINDRYGHPFGDEVIRHAANLLRGNTRSSDSVARLGGEEFLLLLPDTAEQQARSLAEKLRERLEGTPLATQDGVLCLTASFGVASLDGGGQASYEQLYSAADQALYRAKSSGRNRVEVIRLASLAESLR
- a CDS encoding TorF family putative porin; amino-acid sequence: MLKHLLVLTCALLASSSALAQVMARDLGDFELKLATSPTRSMAQGLVTPGSSGSFHGGLDLSHESGWYIGNWTSNLDPGKPTEIDSYAGFKRPLNNRLGYEMGLIRYSRPEQPANDAAELYGGLSIFGSRLGAALSSDPGRNDTTLFADLGVNPPFGFDVTLKYGNHRLDNPASLSGGGYVSVFNDWSVNLSRPWLGIDLNLSYSGTSLTGSDCSAYSGHNSYCDTTFMLKASRPFF
- the fliJ gene encoding flagellar export protein FliJ, translating into MEKRAARLAPVVDMASKAERDAATQLGRCQQQLLAAQQKLAELERYRNDYQQQWISQGQKGVSGQWLMNYQRFLSQLETAVAQQANSVTWHREAVDKARLNWRERYARLEGLRKLVERYLEEARQAEDKREQKQLDELAQRTRRQDD